A single window of Sphaerodactylus townsendi isolate TG3544 linkage group LG05, MPM_Stown_v2.3, whole genome shotgun sequence DNA harbors:
- the RAB5IF gene encoding respirasome Complex Assembly Factor 1 — protein MSGGRRKEDQTSHPQQQQQQHHPVANGGVLRGSLWSKALRSDSAWEDKDEFLDVIYWFRQIIAVILGVIWGIVPLKGFIGIAIFCLINAGVLYLYFSSFQQIDEEEYGGTWELTKEGFMTSFALFLVVWIIFFTAIHYD, from the exons ATGAGCGGCGGCCGGCGGAAGGAGGATCAGACGTCgcacccgcagcagcagcagcagcagcaccacccgGTGGCCAACGGCGGCGTCCTGCGGGGCTCTCTGTGGAGCAAGGCGCTGCGGAGCGACTCCGCCTGGGAGGACAAG GATGAGTTTCTAGATGTGATTTATTGGTTCCGGCAGATCATTGCTGTTATTTTGGGAGTGATCTGGGGCATTGTTCCGCTAAAGGGATTTATAGGCATAGCAAT atTCTGCCTCATAAATGCCGGTGTCCTGTACCTCTATTTTAGTAGCTTCCAACAGATAGATGAAGAGGAGTATGGAGGAACATGGGAGCTAACAAAGGAAGGGTTCATGACATCTTTTGCACTGTTTTTG GTTGTCTGGATAATCTTCTTCACTGCCATCCATTATGATTGA